The nucleotide sequence GCTTGAAATCTTAattcaatatattttatattttaaatattaatatatatacacgTAGGAAGGGAAGAGAATCGGGTCATGTTAAATGAAATCTATTCAAGATTAAGGAGGTTCCATATCTCTGACTCGACTCAATCAACTGGATACATATTTAAGATGTTATATGATTGAAGACACACAATACAAATATGAAATGAACGTTTCACATCACTCGCCGATCTAAAACAGGTCAACCTTCGCGTATTTAAGAGGAAGATATAAAAAATAAGAGCAGACAAATTGCAACTTAGTGGTGCCCCAATTCTCTACAAAACACCTCCAAAGCAAacaagaaattatatatatatatatatatatatatatatatatatatatatatatatatataaacgtgcAAACCTGTGCAGGGAAGTAAACACAGAGAGAATTGTCTTTTCAAAGgagatgaaagaaattaaaatcaGGAAGTTGATTTGATTCGTTTAACAACGCAGAAATCCAAGATTGACATAATTCTCATACAAAAAATCTAAATTCTACAACAAATTTGAtcataaaatagagaaaaaaatattattttatgtgaTAAGATAGGTCGTACAGATGAGATCGGACTCGAAAGCTTCTCAGGGACAGAATGCGACGGCCGGAGTAGTCCGACCGCTGGGAATGGTGAAGTGCCTCAGCCTCCCCACCTGCTCCCGCAGGTATCCTTCACAGAGGAAGGCCGTGGAGAACTTGTCCTCCAGAACCCTATCCACATCGTGCACGAACACGTCGGTCTCCCCCGCACTCCTCCCCCTCGCCGCCATCCCTGCCGTGTATATCGCCCCCATCCGCCCCGGAGCGTCCGCTTGGTAACCGGTCGGCGCGTCCACCATGATCAAGTCCCACTCCACCTCGTAGAACACGGCCGGCAGCTCCGTCAGTGCCAGCGGGCACTTGGCGTTCCAGACCGCGCAGTCCGTCGAATTCAGCCCCGATGCCAAGAGACCCTCCGCTTGGCTCACCTTGGTGCGGTACGTCATGTGGTACGCCTCCAGCGCCGGGAACCGCCCGCGGACGGTCCGGATCCACGAGCCGTCCTCCTCGAGGAAGACGGTGCGGCCGCCGTGGTTGAGCGCGCTCCACATGGGGCTGTCGTGGCCGAGGCCGAAGACCAGGAAATTGCACGGCGACTTCTCCCGTAGCACTCTGGCGGTGACGGAGATCTCCTCGAGGGTCTGCTGCGGGGTGGTGTTGGAGGTGGCGTAGTGCACGATAGCGGTCGCTAGAGAGGGTGGGATCTTGGTGCACGAATCTGACAGCGAGGTCAGCGATGTGATTGCAGGAACAGGGGAAATCGAGGTCCATGAGATCAGTacgtagaggaggaggaggaggaggacgagcacGAGGAGGAGACGTAACTTGACCCTCATGACGTACGTGCGTGAAGGATCagaggagagaggaagaagagaattgcTGCATGATTCTACTGATCGTTCAAGATGCGGCAATGAGCAGTgacgggggcggggggggggggggggggggggggggattgatGGAGACCGAACACCGATGGCACCGATTGATTGATTCCAAAGGTATACATGACAACAAATCGATCTTTGTGGATGCATGCGATTATGAGCATACGTTAATGGCCAATTGCTTTTCATAATTAGAAGGCCTTCTTTTACCGATAGATTTTAGATTCCTGCATGCAACGCCCCGATACAATCTTCCCTAAAATTCATGGCACCTTCCTCGATAATTAGATTTGTATCTGTaattcttttttttctatttaaaatctTACtttaaaaagatgattttttttaagaaatactCATATTATGAGTATTTCTCAATCGATATATCTTATTTTATAATGATTTATGAGTAATGACAACTAAAATGACACGATATAATatcacttatagtatttttaatatattaatagaCTACTATAAACATTATTGAAAAACACTCTAAACGAGCTAAATGAAAATATTGTAATAGTTCAAAACTCATAATAAAATGAGTAAAAAAAATtggtaaaagaaaattgaagggatatttttaaattagggatattgtttgaaaaaaaaaagcagaGGGGTATCTTTTGGGGAATATCCAaaatatgagttttttttaaaagatatcatgtgaaaaacttttaatatttctaaaatatCTCTATATAAATGCAtgtaaatatttttaacttatcattTAATTCCAACAAACTCTTctaattcctcctcctccttttttttttttaatttattgtcGGACTAAACTCGGGTTCCAAAGTGTTCATGAGTTGTATGAAGTAATGGTAATTGAGGGGTTGCGGGGAATAAGAGTATGATTGATAATTGAGAAGTTATATTTaggaaattataatttatttatttagttagtTAATTGTATGAAGTAAGGTGTCACCAATAGTAAATAAAATTATCAATAACAATCTCCTAACTTTaatctaattaaaaataatttaactacCTAAATAAATATCTAATAAAAAATTGACGTCCAATGATTAATTCTCTGATCTTAAAACATCCTCCCATCGAATCGAATCACAATATGATATGAAAGTAATAAAGATTTACGAATGGAGCATATcatatgataatatatttaataataaaatgaaTCATCGAATCATATATATGAACAAGAGATTCCAACAACAGATAAAGAGGATTAATTTCACATCAAACTATTTCAAAATGCTCAGTTATTTCTTTTCAGCATCTTAGTTCATCAGACTACATTCGTTTCTGCATCTATTTAATATCTGGTTCTTTTTTGAAAAGGAATAATTGGTTTTCCAATTTATGCCTCGCAGTATCATGGCACATCTCTACAACCCGTAGTGCTTCGGTAATCCCTAGTTTTTATACATTCAAAAGAAGTATGGTAGATTAATCATTTTGATATGGGAATGAAGACACGACTGTTACTTCAGTATCACATAATTGATATCTCATTATCACTCCGACAATATTTCAGCACCATATGCCCGACATGCAACCGACACCTTAATGTCATGTGATCGACATATACTCGATACTTCAAAGTCATGCGATTAACAGAACGTAATTTTACAAGATTTAATACCTCTAGATTTAGAGAAACTAGTCATCAAACGAGATCATACTAATACAAATGCAAAAGTAGGCCACGATTGGTTCTGAACCAACTTGCATCTTGGACAACCAAAAATTAACACATGGGTACATTACAACTATTTTTATTTATCAACTAATGAGATGATTGATAATATGTTGGATATCTAATAATCATAAGAACATTGCAATCAATTGATCACTTGGGATGTGCCACAAAGTAATGTTTCACATCATCTTCCTCACTTATGCGTTTGAAAGCTACTCTGATTAACCAAAATACTTTTGTTTCATGTACAACATAAAAAACATTATCTAAATCTACAACATTATCACTTGTATAAAGAAGGCGCATGTCTTAGATCTGCCTCAAAATTACTTCTTATTCTTGATTTTATCGAGGCGTGCTTTGCGGACCGCCTCTTGAATCTGCCTCTCATGTTCTTTGAACATGTCTTCGATGTTTCCCCCCGGGGGCATCAATGGACCCGAGTAATGTATCCGTTTAATTCTCATACCATAACCCTATATGTCAAATGATGCAAAAAATTGATCAATACTATATTTACTTTGTTCAGGGAAACAAAGAACGAAAAACTTATAGTTtttcttcagaaaaaaaaaaaaaggagatgggGAGATGTCATTACATAATATCTATAAAATTCACTAGAATGAGAAAGGCAGAGTTTGGTTGCAACAATCTGCCGTTATATTAAGCATCATACTTCAATTTTCCTACTTACTGTCAAGTTTTGGTCTCAGCACATTTGATGTTAAAGATCGAGATGTAATTATAATGTAAACGTCATGGGGTGATAGAAAATGTATGGGATCAGAACTTACTGATGTCGAATCCTTTCTTCCAATTGTTGCCTCTTTCTTTTGGGACGAGGAAGGCCTATCAAGAGCATGCTTTTCGGAGGGCTTAGCCACATCAAGACGATTGTATGTGGAGGTTGCAGTGCTTCTTGCTGCAAATGAACCTGAGATGTCAGCAAAGTCCGCAACCCCTGACTGAGGCCTGTATGACCTCTGTGTCTTCAACTGAGGGTCGTTTGGCACCCTCAACGAACTGTATGTACGGCTGGGAACTGGCCGGAGCTCTTCATGATACACTTTCTTAGACCGCGAGGATCCAAATGTGTTAGGGTGTACACCCGATTGGAAGAATCCATTTTGTGATGTTCCTCCAGGAGGTTCGATCGGGAACCCAGACACACTGTCATCTTGCGGATCATACTTTTCACTGATGCTTTTGGGATTTGCCTGTGCACGCCACTTCTGCCCAACAATAACATGAAGAACAAGAGAAAATTGTTGATTTTAAACCCGAGGGGAAATGGACGAGAGTCCAAAACTGCATGACTGCATAATCTGGCAAATAATTGAGATCCACCATGGCAAGCAGATTGTGCCACCTTAACCAGTTCTCTAGAATCAAAGAAGCATTAGCTTTCTTAAGTGCTTATACATGAAGCAGCTAATTCTGAGTGTTTTTCTATTTAATTGTGTGTTAAATTCCCAATACAAGAGACATTAAATTTCATCATAATATCTCTTTTATACTGTCCTGATAGATCATAAATTTCTTTTCTTAAAATAACATATTCATCACAAAACTTCTTGACATTCATTCAACGAGTTGCTCCCAAATTCAAATAGCACTTCGGTTTATTCTTTCCAGAAGCAAACTAACAAAAAGCGCTGCTTCATGACAATGCTTTAACATATTGGTGGTGTTATGTACTAACTAAAGGTGCAGCAgttatatatttatatcatttgTATTCCTTTATGCTTCACATTGAAAGAATTTTAGAACCACATTGTGAATAGGGCATAAAAGGTACCTTCTGTTCCACGTTGTCATCCAGCACTGGCATTCCTTTGGACTCTCTTCTTCCCAACCTGACACATTCAGATCCACGTCCATGGGCAACTTCTGCTCTTTGCCTGCAGAGTTTCACAATGCACAAAGTGAATGTGTCAGCAATCAACAAAAACTGTAGCCAATTCCTCACATTTTTGCACAAGTATCTGGGGCGGTGTACGTGAACAAATACCTCCTTGCCTCAGCTGCAAGCTTAGCATCATACTCCTTGCTCGGCGGATATTTAGGCAAAATTGAAGGGTCACAGGCAAATGGCTTTGTTAAGAAGAACTGAAATATATGGTCACAAAATTATCAGATGGAAAGGAGAAACATAGTATATAAGCCTGGAAAAGGTTGCAGTAAATAAAGAAACCATATTCTAGTTCAAATTTACTAAATCATCATCACATCAAAGGTGTTTTACATCAGTCAGGCGTCATCTAGAGCACAACACAGAACAAAGAAACACCCATGCACAGTCACAAATTCTAAAATCCTCAACTGGTCAGCCTAAAATTACAGCATGAGACATATTTAGAGTAAGCAATAGATATTAAATAAGCAGATCACCTTAAGCTAGTGTGATAGTCAAACAAGTCTACATGACAAGATACTGATTTGAGGAATTCTGTGCATAAAAGCAGATAAAAGAAGAATATCATTATGCTTCAAAGCTTTAAGCTACATATTCCAGTTACCAGAAATAAGGTGTGACAACTCACCTCACTCCCGAGGGCTGAGATGGCAGTTCCCCTTTTGGCTGGCTCTATAGAAAGTAGAGAATCCAAAAGCGCTAAAGCTGAAGGTGGAAAATCCTTAAAGGTCTCAGCAACACAACGCCTATATTGATGCTGAGGTTTGAAAACGGTTGCATGTGGCAGCTTGGACTTCCTCCAGTACTCATCTGATGGGGAACCACAGAGCTTGAAAATCTTGTGCAGCTGTTCCACCTAAAAATGGATTACCACCAATAGTTTAGAGTCTTTAGACAACAAATTAATTACCAAAAGAACAACAATTACCAATGCAATATAAAAGAGAAACACGATAGGATAGAGAAAACCagctttcaaaaaaaaaaaggagaaaattagCCTGCATTTTGGAAAAGGAAATCGAGTTTTCCACAAAACAAAAGCAGGACTTCAAATTTCACTTCAGCCATATCCGTAACCCAAGCTTTATACTTTGCAGAATTTCTGATTACTTTCTTTAAGATTAATAATGCTTCTGTTGCATCAATATAAATCCAGTTAACATTGTCAGCGGACAAAGTAGTTGCATAAGGTCTTATGTCTAACAGTTTAGttaaaaaaacacaaaaactttcAAGCATTCAAGCTATGTAAAACATTCCACATCTAGTAAAATTTTgcataatttatttaaataattcatTTGTTATGGAACTTCCATGTATTTACTATCATCTGTTCTAACTGAAAATTAAGCAAACACAGAAAATGACAAACCTCAGTTCTTCCAGGCATAATTGGTTTCCCAGCAAGTAGTTCTGCAAGGATGCAACCAGTGCTCCACAAATCAACAGCAGCACCATACTCTGTGGCACCAAGCAAAAGCTCAGGAGGCCTATACCACAAGGTTACCACACGACTCGTTAACTGCTGTTTCTGGTCAGGACGGAAGAATGTTGCAAGGCCAAAATCTGCTATTCTGAGTATCCCATTATCATCAATTAATAGATTTGAACCCTTGATATCTCGATGCAGAATCCAATGACTATGGCAGTGGGCAAGGCCTTCGAGTAGTTGTCTCATATAACACTTAATCTGGAATTGACAGAATGATGGTCATAAAAATACATGTTCCAGGAAATGAAGAAGTAGAATAAAGGTTTTTAGCTATAACATCAGTTGTCAAAATCATGAGAGCATACCTGTGGTTCACTGAACTTGATACCAGGCCTTGCTGCAAGTCCAGCAAGATCATGCTCCAGGTACTCAAACACAAGGTACAAGTTGCAAGACATCCGTGATGTAACTATACCTTCAAGCTTTATAACATTCGGGTGATCAAGTTTACGCAAAATATGAATTTCCCTAGCCATAAATCGGACGCTTTCAGGATCCATATTAAAAAATCGCACTTTTTTTAGTGCAACAATTTTGCCAGTTTCAAGATCACGGGCTCTGTAAACATTACTATAAGTTCCTTGTCCAATCTGAAATGAAATGAATTTAATAAAAGATCAAATAAGTTGTGTCATTACTGAAGATGGAATATTTCTCATATTATGTTCTTATATTCCCATAAAACTCATATTATGTTCCCTCTAAAATATATCTACATGAATTGataaatgaatcaaaataatGTTAAAAAGGATGACATTCGACTGGTAATCCATGTCTACAAAATTGTGCAGAAAACTGATATATTTGAGAAATATCTTAATTAGAGGTACAGATGATTCTGACAAAAGTATTTTGATCAGAGGTTCTTACCAAAGTTAGCTGGAATCTTAATTTTTGTGAATACAGTTTTCTTGTCAGTTTTAGAATCAGTAAACTCACTTAAGTATCATCATAGTTATGTTTGCCATGAGGACAAATATTTCTTGGTTCTAGCCATACATTTCTAAACAGATGTTGGCCATCAGGACAAATATCCACATTCGTTTACAAACAAAACAGAGAAGAAAAATTAAACACATGGAATTTTAGGCATCCTGGTTAGCGTTGAGGATTTAGATATCTCATTACAGTAATTGCAACAGagtaatatattaatacatctttttgtttatcttatttatttaatttcacTTGATTTACTAAATCTTGTGCAATCAGAATGACTTCAATGCTCCACTCTTCATAAGGAGATTGCTGTGCTCTTGTTTATGATACTAACCATGATATAGTGGCACCCTagagggaaaagaaaaaaataagaaatgTAATACCCCAATCCGATTAGTCCTACGATGCCTGTGGAGTAAACTTTCAATACTACGTGAATTACAACCTACTCCCAATTTGTGTGTCCCCTTTTTTGGAGGCGTGGCCCATGTGGTTTTAGGCTTGGGTGATACAACAAGTAATCAGAATCATGATCTACTGGCATTACGATAAGAAGAATCAAGAAGTCCGGCTTCAAGGAAGTCTTCAGCATGATAAGACTAGACTAAATGTTAAAATGCTGCTCATAGAATATCATAGTCTATATGGAACCTGTCTCCATCTCAACTTGTGGTCATCAGATCATATTACAAGTCTAGAAGAGGTGAATCATTTAAATGAGATAGGTACAAATTAGAACTCTAACCTTGTCTAATTTCTTAAATGAATTTGCTCTCCTTGGCAACCACCCCTTTAC is from Musa acuminata AAA Group cultivar baxijiao chromosome BXJ1-6, Cavendish_Baxijiao_AAA, whole genome shotgun sequence and encodes:
- the LOC103988462 gene encoding glucuronoxylan 4-O-methyltransferase 1-like; this translates as MRVKLRLLLVLVLLLLLLYVLISWTSISPVPAITSLTSLSDSCTKIPPSLATAIVHYATSNTTPQQTLEEISVTARVLREKSPCNFLVFGLGHDSPMWSALNHGGRTVFLEEDGSWIRTVRGRFPALEAYHMTYRTKVSQAEGLLASGLNSTDCAVWNAKCPLALTELPAVFYEVEWDLIMVDAPTGYQADAPGRMGAIYTAGMAARGRSAGETDVFVHDVDRVLEDKFSTAFLCEGYLREQVGRLRHFTIPSGRTTPAVAFCP
- the LOC135584117 gene encoding probable serine/threonine-protein kinase At1g54610 isoform X1, with product MGCICSKDIDLEEGAAIHRSKSLSRLATLTKKDEVVAAIIDVAINGSQCGTSRFASKIQDNATTTLSLSLDQGEKKVAAVADWTRKVQAHQRQATADVGAHREGSEAIGVSSNIQENLRIVDVPSGSAREHVAAGWPSWLVSVAGEAVKGWLPRRANSFKKLDKIGQGTYSNVYRARDLETGKIVALKKVRFFNMDPESVRFMAREIHILRKLDHPNVIKLEGIVTSRMSCNLYLVFEYLEHDLAGLAARPGIKFSEPQIKCYMRQLLEGLAHCHSHWILHRDIKGSNLLIDDNGILRIADFGLATFFRPDQKQQLTSRVVTLWYRPPELLLGATEYGAAVDLWSTGCILAELLAGKPIMPGRTEVEQLHKIFKLCGSPSDEYWRKSKLPHATVFKPQHQYRRCVAETFKDFPPSALALLDSLLSIEPAKRGTAISALGSEFFLTKPFACDPSILPKYPPSKEYDAKLAAEARRQRAEVAHGRGSECVRLGRRESKGMPVLDDNVEQKKWRAQANPKSISEKYDPQDDSVSGFPIEPPGGTSQNGFFQSGVHPNTFGSSRSKKVYHEELRPVPSRTYSSLRVPNDPQLKTQRSYRPQSGVADFADISGSFAARSTATSTYNRLDVAKPSEKHALDRPSSSQKKEATIGRKDSTSGYGMRIKRIHYSGPLMPPGGNIEDMFKEHERQIQEAVRKARLDKIKNKK
- the LOC135584117 gene encoding probable serine/threonine-protein kinase At1g54610 isoform X2, whose amino-acid sequence is MGCICSKDIDLEEGAAIHRSKSLSRLATLTKKDEVVAAIIDVAINGSQCGTSRFASKIQDNATTTLSLSLDQGEKKVAAVADWTRKVQAHQRQATADVGAHREGSEAIGVSSNIQENLRIVDVPSGSAREHVAAGWPSWLVSVAGEAVKGWLPRRANSFKKLDKIGQGTYSNVYRARDLETGKIVALKKVRFFNMDPESVRFMAREIHILRKLDHPNVIKLEGIVTSRMSCNLYLVFEYLEHDLAGLAARPGIKFSEPQIKCYMRQLLEGLAHCHSHWILHRDIKGSNLLIDDNGILRIADFGLATFFRPDQKQQLTSRVVTLWYRPPELLLGATEYGAAVDLWSTGCILAELLAGKPIMPGRTEVEQLHKIFKLCGSPSDEYWRKSKLPHATVFKPQHQYRRCVAETFKDFPPSALALLDSLLSIEPAKRGTAISALGSEFFLTKPFACDPSILPKYPPSKEYDAKLAAEARRQRAEVAHGRGSECVRLGRRESKGMPVLDDNVEQKWRAQANPKSISEKYDPQDDSVSGFPIEPPGGTSQNGFFQSGVHPNTFGSSRSKKVYHEELRPVPSRTYSSLRVPNDPQLKTQRSYRPQSGVADFADISGSFAARSTATSTYNRLDVAKPSEKHALDRPSSSQKKEATIGRKDSTSGYGMRIKRIHYSGPLMPPGGNIEDMFKEHERQIQEAVRKARLDKIKNKK